One genomic window of Vicugna pacos chromosome 18, VicPac4, whole genome shotgun sequence includes the following:
- the DCTPP1 gene encoding dCTP pyrophosphatase 1, protein MSAGEERRGDTEGEGTASAGPFSFSSEPTLEDIRRLHAEFAAERDWDQFHKPRNLLLALVGEVGELAELFQWKPDEEPGPQAWSPRERAALQEELSDVLIYLVALAARCRVDLPQAVLSKMDTNRQRYPAHLSRGSARKYTDLPHEATSEDQTVRPADLACESAGQAPT, encoded by the exons ATGTCAGCTGGTGAGGAGAGGCGTGGGGACACAGAGGGAGAGGGCACTGCTTCTGCCGGCCCCTTCAGTTTCAGTTCTGAACCCACGCTGGAGGACAT cCGCCGCCTCCATGCTGAGTTTGCTGCTGAACGAGACTGGGACCAGTTCCATAAGCCTCGGAACCTCCTCCTGGCCTTGGTGGGGGAAGTAGGGGAGCTGGCGGAGCTTTT TCAGTGGAAGCCCGATGAGGAGCCTGGCCCTCAAGCCTGGTCCCCCAGGGAACGAGCAGCACTTCAAGAGGAGCTTAGTGATGTCCTCATCTACCTGGTAGCATTAGCAGCCCGCTGCCGTGTAGACCTGCCCCAAGCAGTGCTCTCCAAGATGGACACCAACCGGCAACGCTACCCAGCACATCTGTCCCGCGGCTCCGCCCGCAAGTATACAGACTTGCCCCACGAGGCCACCTCTGAAGACCAGACTGTGAGGCCTGCAGACCTTGCCTGTGAGTCTGCAGGTCAGGCCCCAACCTAG